Within Flagellimonas maritima, the genomic segment GTTCAAGTTGATTGGTCTCAACAAATGTGAAAAGGCTTTCTAAGCTTTTCTTTTTTAAAGTCTTGAATGAGTATTCTTTTTCCTTAACTCCATCTATGAAAAAGCGATCAAAAGCAGGCAAACAACCTAATGTTCCTAATATAATTTTACTGATAAGGGTATCTGTAGGGGTAACATCATGAGTGGTTTTATAGTAGAACGAAAGATCTTGGATAAGATTAAGAATTCCTTCCAAGTTATGAAGAGCAATTTCTTGCTCTAGACCACAACGTAAATACTTATATTTTTCAATGATTTCAATAGCATCTTCATGTACTAAATAGTCTCTTTCCAGTAATTTGCTAGACCCTCTATACATACCCCAACTGGCCAAGTAAAACCCTAGATGCAGGCTCAGTAATTTTTGATCGTCTATAGTATCAAAGGCTTTAAAACAATGATTCCAAGAATTATAGCGTTGAAATGGCTGATTATTAGTGACGATATAGTTATAAATTATTTTCTCCAAACTAAATTAGATTTTGCTTCCGTGCTCTAGGAAAGACATATTTACCTACCCATGACTCTGTTAATGCAAGTTCATCTAAATAAACTTTTACCATTGCAGTATATGTGGAATTTAAAAGCTTTGGGTTTAATAAGTCTACTAGGTCCTGAAAATAATCAGACAAGATATCTGAAATCACTTTCTTTGCAGCAAGATTTTGAGCATCAACTTGCTTAAACTTAAATATATTCTGGACTATTCTTTTTTTTAATTTATCCAATTCTTTAAGTTTTTGTTTTCTGCTTTCTAACAGTAAAACATCTTCATTTAAATGATAAACAATTATGGATATTCTTGCTCTTGAATATTCAACTGGATAGTTGCGCTCATCATATTTGGGAATAGCTTCCCCAGTTGCAACATCAAAACCAAGTAATTTGACGTCATTGGAAACCGTTGGATCTAAAAGAACATAATCTTCGGTAGAATGATTTATTGTTGGATTTGTTGCAACTAAACTACCAATAGACAGAGGGAAATAGTTTCCCTTATGGGAATTTAAAATATCGCAACATAATCGATAATTACGCCAGTTATATGTTAGCCACCAATATCCAACATTCCAATTTCGAGTTTGTTCATTATATTTCCAAGTTCCTTTGAGTTTTTTGACCTTTTTTTTAGGTCTAAAATGCTCAATATGAAATGAAGATATCGCATTATTGGCTTCTGTGAACCAACATTTATTATGCGAAAATTTCATCAAATATCTTTTTGTTGGCTTCCAAACACTTGTTCCATTTGATTTGATATATTCCTTTATTTCTTGCAAAGATGATTTGGCCCTTATTCTGCGTGTGTGCACACGACTCGCCTTCTTCTTCCAAGAATTTGGAAGATGTAGATTGTTCAATTCGATATGCCTCATAAATCTAAGTCATTTGAAAGTTCCTCAAATAGGTTATCTGCATTCTCCTTTCTCAATTTTTTTTCATCTTCCGACAACTCCCTTTTTATATATAATTCCTTGTTGTTTAGTCGTCTATAAAACTCTTTAAAAAATGGATCTACAAAAGGATCGGCATAATCAATATTCCTTAATATGTTAGTCAATTCTTTTAATCTATTTTTTTCTTCATCGTTAAGATTGTCAATTTTCAATAGTAATTCCCGCCGTTCATATATTAGTTTGCTGGTTCCCTGATCGACGGTATTCTGAAAACCGAATAAGTCTGTTTTTAATATTGCATCAACACCTTTACCCTTTAAATCTTCTTCTGCAAAAGACCATCTAGGCACCTCTTCAGGCAAATTGACACGTTTTTGAAATAAAATTACTTGCTCCTTATTAAGACCAGATATAAAAATGGGGTCATGTGTAGTCATTAGAATATGACTATCTTTTTGTTTTTGAATATCGTTTATGTTGCTTATGTATTCGTATTTCCATTTTGGATTTAAATGAGTTTCAGGCTCGTCAAAAAGACAAAGCACATCAATTTCATCAATAAGATTTACAAGGCTGAATATTGTCAAGGCCTGATGCTCTCCGTCCGAAATTGATTCATACGGTATTGGTGATTCTACCCCATCCATTTTGAGCATGATATTATCTAGAATAAACAATTGCTCATCGTTTGGCACATGGCCGATATCATTTTGAGCACTGTAAACGTTTTTATTATACAATACCTTTTGCCTTCTTTCCCACGGGATAGTATAACTATTTCTGAGCATTAACTTCTCAAAATATTTATATAATCCACCTGCATCAGCAGCCATTCTTCCAAAGACCTCAAAATTTTCCACACTTCTTAAATCTATATTTATAGATATTTCATCAGTTCTTCGTTCTGTTGAAACATCAAAATGATCTTTTAAAGTTTTAATGAAATTTTGAACGGCCTTGTCAATAGGCATTTTAAACTTGTTACGATATTGAAAGCGAATAGTTATTCTAAAAGACTCTATTGATTCAATACCAAATTTATCCTTGAAAATTTTGAGTTTGTTTATTTTGTCTTGATCAGTTTCATTGGGATTGCCATATATCAAGAAATTAGATAAAACTAATGCACTTGTAGTGTCATAATCAACAAAATGAAGACGATTATCCCCTATGATTTCGCCTACATTTTTTTTAATGTTTATAGCGGCTTGCTCCAAATAAAACAAATCCATTCTTCTGAAAGGAAGGCTCAGTGATTCATTTTCTCCAGAGGAGTAGCCCCATATACGTTTTGGTAGAGCATAGCTTCGGGATTCTCCAGTTATTTCTATTTCCTCTAAATCATTTATTAGAAAGTAATTTGGTTGTTGCCTTTGATTTTTAATAATTTTTATATGGTAATGTTGCCCTGAAATAATTGGATTATCATTGAAAACTTGCATAATTCCTCCTGCTGCCATAAAGGGCTTATAGTATTCAATTTCAAAAGATTCTATTGGTACTTGAAAATTACTAACTGTGGTATATTCAAATAAATGACATTCCAAATAATAAAATATATCTGCAATAGCCTCTAGTAGATTTGACTTCCCACTTCCATTTGGACCTACGAAACAAAGTGGGTCAATAGTGTTTGACTGTAAATTTGGCCGAAAGGTTATTTCAAACCCTGCTTGCAGGCTCTTATATGGAACGTTTATTTTAAGCCGTTTAAGTTTCATTTTTTGAACTCTTCTCTTAATGCGACCTTACTCAAATCTAATTCTCCTTTAAAAACATCTTGGCTTAGGCGACCATATAGGTATTCCAATTCTAATAGATTATTGTGATAGAGCTTATTTGTTTCGATTATTTTTAAAACAACTGAAGAAAATTTTTCTTGCAAACTTAGGGGTGGTTGAGGTAATTTGAGTTCCTTTATTATAGTCAAATTTAGCCCACTCATTATTGCACCTTTTACTCTTTTTGAAAGCTGTTTAAGAATCAAAGGGTGATATTGAAAGGAATATTTTAAATAGAATGGAAGTATTTTTTTTTGATTCAAGGTAATAGCTGCTAAATGCTTTGAGTTGATAGCTAGTGGTATATTTTGGGGTACTACCGCTGATCTACCGTTGGTTGCCATAATACTTATCAATACGTCACCAGGGTGAACTGTATAACGTTTCAATTCTTCATATTTTTTAAATGTTATGTATCGTGGTTTTCCTTCCTCATAGAAGTTGTTGACTACATTGTCAATACCTAATACTTTAACATCTCCGGATTCAGAAAACTCTTCATGAAGCAAACTGCTTCCAAATGGTCCAGAGCGCATACTTGCCTTCCTTTTTAAAGCGTAACCTTCAATGGTATCTCTTTCCCAGTTCTGGTAATCTAAGTTTTTTTTCCAAAACATATCCAAAAAAGTACTTTTTAAAAGCTCGTCTAAAAGCGCAATACTTTCCTTACGTTTGGCAATGAGCTCTTCACAATCGGTAAGGACTTGGGCAATTCGTTTTTGGTTTTCCAAAGAGGGTAAAAAAACATCAAAACGAGACAAGTCGCTTTTGCTAAAGCCTGCCTGGGCTGCCCTACCGCCTACATTCAAAATATAATTTTGAAATGAAGGACTTACAAGTAAATGTCGTAAATATGGTTTTAAAAGTTTTTTCTGATCGGGAATGGTCTTCATTATGGCTACATTATAAGCCCCAGCAAGTCCAGTTAAAATTTTACCAACAGAAGCCCCATATCTACCAATAAGAATATCCTCGCTCTTACAAGTTTTGATTCTGTTAGTTATTCTTACATATTCGATATTTTCTTTATTGGGCTGCGTAAAATCCCTAATCTGAAGCATTCTGACATAACCATCCTTTAACGTTTTCGTCCATTCGCTTTTGGGTGGCTGGGAACCGCCTTGAAAGTCGCAGACATCGGTAAGTCTGTATTTTTTTACTTCCATCAAAACAATTCCTTTAATTCCTTTAACTTCTCTGAAATTTCCTTTTCCAATCCCTTTATTTCATCTCCATTTTCATCTTTACCTCCCAATAATTTTAAAAGAATCTTCTCAGGTTTTTCATATTCGATTTCTTCATATACCTCTTCTTTATAACGGGAAAAACTCAGGTCATAGCCTTCTGCGACAATCTCCTTTTTAGGTACGGTAAAATGGTTACGTTTTCTATCATTTTCAGAGTCAGGCTTCTTACTTTTAAACTTGATGACAATATCCTGTAAATCTCCAAACCCCTCTAATTTAGCCCGTTTGTCATCCAGACTATACCCATCGCTCTGCATGTCATAAAACCAAACATTTTCGGTTTCTCCACCTTTAGTAAAAATAAGTAAGGCCGTACTAACTCCGGCATAGGGTTTAAACACTCCGCTTGGGGCCGTTATTACCGCTTTTAACTCACTTTTTTCTATCATCAATTTACGAGCTTCCTTGAAGGCTTTTCCGCTACCAAAAAGGACCCCTTGGGGTACAACTATACCGGCCGTGCCACCCATGCGAAGCATTTGATAAATACGTTCAATGAAAAGCAGTTCGGTTTTGGTCGTGCCCAACTGTAGGCTTTCATTAATATCCCCCTTATCTATATTGCCTGTAAAAGGCGGGTTCGCGAGTACTATATCATATTGACTACTTTCATTGTAGCTTTTGCTTAGCGTATCGGTATAATCTATTTGAGGGGTATCAATACCATGCATCATTAAGTTCATCAACCCTAACCGCACCATAGTCTGGTCTATATCATACCCCTGTAGACTTTGGTTTAAAATAGCCTTGGTCTTTTCATCAAACCGTGAAGCCTTGCTGGAGCGTATAAATCCATCTTCGTCCTTCTCTCGGTTTTTATTATCCTTATCCAACTGGGTCACTAAATATTGGTAAGCATCCAATAAAAAACCTCCGGTACCACAGGCTGGGTCTGCTATCCTATTCCCTAATTTTGGGGCCACCAGTTCTACCAGTAATTTTATGATGTGGCGTGGGGTTCTGAATTGTCCGTTTTTGCCCGCGCTGGCTATTTCGCTTAACAAGTATTCATAAACATCCCCTTGAATATCCTGGAAATCCTGCCCTTTCTCAGAGGCATCTCTTTCCATTTCTTCATATATGCTATCGATAATTTTTACGGCCTCCACCAACAGCGAAGGTTTGGGAATGATAAAGACCGCATTACGCATATGTTTTACAAAGGGAGAATCATCAGTATCCCAGGTCTTGATAAATGGAAACACATATTGTTGTACCCGTTGCAGCATTTCTTCACCGGGTAATCGCTTAAACTCGCTCCATCGTAATTGTTGCTTTTCAATTTTTAAATCGCTGTTTGGTAATTGAAACTCTCCTTCAAAACGAGAGGTAAATGGGTCATTGGTAAACTCAGCCCTTGCTTGGGCATCGGTATCATTTGTATCCAGTTTTTTCATAAAAAGCAGATAAGTAATCTGCTCAATGGCCGTTAATGGGTTAGAGATGCCACCACTCCAGAATTTGTTCCAGAGTTCTTGAATTTTGGATTTTATTTCAGGGTTACTTTGTAATAAGCTCATTTATGCTACCAGTTGTTCTGTTAATGTTACTATCTCTTTTATTTCTTGAGGGTTAAATACCCCTTGTATTCCTTTAGGGTGAATTACCGTGAAAGGTGCTTCCAATAAATTGCGTTTGTGTATTTGGCCACGCTCAATGATATAATCCCGCAAAAGGTTTAAAAATTCAATTTGTCTTGTGCTAAGCGTTGTATGCTCTTGAATAAAAGCGGCCACTTTTTTGCTTACGGCGGCATCAAAACTTTCCAATATTTCGATGCCCAATATATGCTTTATAAATTGCAGGAAACTGGCGCGCTGGTTTTTATAGACTTTTTGTAACAAGGCCTCGGTAATATGTGGATCTTCTAGATGCAGTTCTTCGGCTAGTTGGTCTGCTTCTTCCGGAGAGACATCGGCACCATTTTTTATTTTTTGGAGAATGGGGTTTCGCTCTAGCATTTCGGCAACCTTTTGTTCCACCATCTCGCGATAGCGTGTAATACTGACCGATTCGTGTTGCGGGCCGAATTCTACAAACTCTTTGGTGGTTACGATATCCTTTAGATTCAACTGATCCATTCCGTTCCCCACAGGGCGGCGATCGATATAGCGCATCAAGGGCGCCAGTTTTTCGGATAGTATATCAAATTCGGTATCGTTGACTATCGCCCAATACTTGTTTGACAAAACTTGATTGATATAGGAGGTATGTTTAGCTACGGTATTTACGGATTGCGGCAGCATTGACACCTGTTCCTGAATGTTTTCCTTTAGAATTTCCAACCGTTCAGCATTATCTTCCAAATGCACCAAAGAGGTTTCCAAAACATCTTTTTCAAAACGCATCGCCTTAAAATCGACTTGTGAAACCGTTCTGAACAAGGGCAAGATGATTTCGCGTAAAAACTCAAAACTTTTAGCATCCAACCCTTCCCAAAATTCGGCTTTCCTGGCCTTGAACAAAGCAGATTGCGCATCTTGGATTGCAACCGAATCTTGAGGCAATTTTTTTAGCTGTCTTCTGAATAGTTCAATTTCTTTGAATGCAATGTCAATTTCATCAAGCTCTAGCGCAAGTTCTATTTTATCTATGCGCAGACTTGCAAAGCGAACCGGTAAAGGTACTTGTGGTTTATTCTCCACCCCTTTCAAGCTTAGTTTAAAGTATTCGAAGTTATCCCAGCAGTCAATAATTCGAAAAACGTCTTTCTCAACGCACCAAGGTTTCATAGCGGTAGGTTCTAACAAACGCGTACCACGCCCGATCATTTGCCAAAACTTAGTATACGAAAACACAGGTTTTGCAAAGACCAAATTGACGAGTTCGCGAATATCGATACCTGTATCGAGCATATCCACACTTATCGCCACTCTGGGCATGTTGTTCAGTTTGAATTGATCCAACAACCCACCTTTGCCATACACCCGAGGGTCATCGGAAACCAAAACTTTAGACAGCTCTCCGTTGTACTCCGGATAGAGTTTGTCGAAAATTTCTTCAACTTGTCTTGCTTGTTGAATGGATTGGCAGAAAAAGATACTTTTACCTGGAAGCACGCCGTATGGGTCTTTTATGGATTCTTCCA encodes:
- a CDS encoding AAA family ATPase, with protein sequence MKLKRLKINVPYKSLQAGFEITFRPNLQSNTIDPLCFVGPNGSGKSNLLEAIADIFYYLECHLFEYTTVSNFQVPIESFEIEYYKPFMAAGGIMQVFNDNPIISGQHYHIKIIKNQRQQPNYFLINDLEEIEITGESRSYALPKRIWGYSSGENESLSLPFRRMDLFYLEQAAINIKKNVGEIIGDNRLHFVDYDTTSALVLSNFLIYGNPNETDQDKINKLKIFKDKFGIESIESFRITIRFQYRNKFKMPIDKAVQNFIKTLKDHFDVSTERRTDEISINIDLRSVENFEVFGRMAADAGGLYKYFEKLMLRNSYTIPWERRQKVLYNKNVYSAQNDIGHVPNDEQLFILDNIMLKMDGVESPIPYESISDGEHQALTIFSLVNLIDEIDVLCLFDEPETHLNPKWKYEYISNINDIQKQKDSHILMTTHDPIFISGLNKEQVILFQKRVNLPEEVPRWSFAEEDLKGKGVDAILKTDLFGFQNTVDQGTSKLIYERRELLLKIDNLNDEEKNRLKELTNILRNIDYADPFVDPFFKEFYRRLNNKELYIKRELSEDEKKLRKENADNLFEELSNDLDL
- a CDS encoding restriction endonuclease subunit S, which codes for MEVKKYRLTDVCDFQGGSQPPKSEWTKTLKDGYVRMLQIRDFTQPNKENIEYVRITNRIKTCKSEDILIGRYGASVGKILTGLAGAYNVAIMKTIPDQKKLLKPYLRHLLVSPSFQNYILNVGGRAAQAGFSKSDLSRFDVFLPSLENQKRIAQVLTDCEELIAKRKESIALLDELLKSTFLDMFWKKNLDYQNWERDTIEGYALKRKASMRSGPFGSSLLHEEFSESGDVKVLGIDNVVNNFYEEGKPRYITFKKYEELKRYTVHPGDVLISIMATNGRSAVVPQNIPLAINSKHLAAITLNQKKILPFYLKYSFQYHPLILKQLSKRVKGAIMSGLNLTIIKELKLPQPPLSLQEKFSSVVLKIIETNKLYHNNLLELEYLYGRLSQDVFKGELDLSKVALREEFKK
- a CDS encoding type I restriction-modification system subunit M, giving the protein MSLLQSNPEIKSKIQELWNKFWSGGISNPLTAIEQITYLLFMKKLDTNDTDAQARAEFTNDPFTSRFEGEFQLPNSDLKIEKQQLRWSEFKRLPGEEMLQRVQQYVFPFIKTWDTDDSPFVKHMRNAVFIIPKPSLLVEAVKIIDSIYEEMERDASEKGQDFQDIQGDVYEYLLSEIASAGKNGQFRTPRHIIKLLVELVAPKLGNRIADPACGTGGFLLDAYQYLVTQLDKDNKNREKDEDGFIRSSKASRFDEKTKAILNQSLQGYDIDQTMVRLGLMNLMMHGIDTPQIDYTDTLSKSYNESSQYDIVLANPPFTGNIDKGDINESLQLGTTKTELLFIERIYQMLRMGGTAGIVVPQGVLFGSGKAFKEARKLMIEKSELKAVITAPSGVFKPYAGVSTALLIFTKGGETENVWFYDMQSDGYSLDDKRAKLEGFGDLQDIVIKFKSKKPDSENDRKRNHFTVPKKEIVAEGYDLSFSRYKEEVYEEIEYEKPEKILLKLLGGKDENGDEIKGLEKEISEKLKELKELF
- a CDS encoding DEAD/DEAH box helicase family protein; translation: MNEKQTRIELIDNHLKTAGWNVNDYTQVVEEYSVISKAKEPSPDYNNTFSDYVLLGKDGKALAVVEAKKTSKDAEIGREQAKQYCLGIKEETGLFPFCFYTNGLDIFFWDLNNYPPKKIIGFPTRDDLERYAFIRKRRKPLAAELINTAIAGRDYQIQAIRAVMEAIERKRTKFLLVMATGTGKTRTCIALTDALMRASWAERVLFLVDRIALRDQALDAFKDHLPNEPTWPKRGEKSIATDRRIYVSTYPTMLNIVKDQENTLSPHFFDLIVIDESHRSIYNTYQEVLNYFNTITLGLTATPTDVIDHNTFQLFECEDGLPTFAYSYEEAVNNIPPYLCNFEVMKIHTKFQDEGISKRTVSLEDQKKLLYEGRDIEEINYEGDQLEKSVRNRGTNALIVREFMEESIKDPYGVLPGKSIFFCQSIQQARQVEEIFDKLYPEYNGELSKVLVSDDPRVYGKGGLLDQFKLNNMPRVAISVDMLDTGIDIRELVNLVFAKPVFSYTKFWQMIGRGTRLLEPTAMKPWCVEKDVFRIIDCWDNFEYFKLSLKGVENKPQVPLPVRFASLRIDKIELALELDEIDIAFKEIELFRRQLKKLPQDSVAIQDAQSALFKARKAEFWEGLDAKSFEFLREIILPLFRTVSQVDFKAMRFEKDVLETSLVHLEDNAERLEILKENIQEQVSMLPQSVNTVAKHTSYINQVLSNKYWAIVNDTEFDILSEKLAPLMRYIDRRPVGNGMDQLNLKDIVTTKEFVEFGPQHESVSITRYREMVEQKVAEMLERNPILQKIKNGADVSPEEADQLAEELHLEDPHITEALLQKVYKNQRASFLQFIKHILGIEILESFDAAVSKKVAAFIQEHTTLSTRQIEFLNLLRDYIIERGQIHKRNLLEAPFTVIHPKGIQGVFNPQEIKEIVTLTEQLVA